AGCACGGAGCCTTGGTGCAGCACGGTGACCTTGCGGGCGATCTGGCGCACAAAATCCATGTCGTGCTCGATCACGATGATGCTGTGCTTGCCCTCCAGTGAGAGCAGCAGCTCGCCGGTGCGCTCAGTCTCTTCGTCGGTCATGCCGGCGGCAGGTTCGTCGACGAGGAGCAGCTTCGGGTCTTGCGCGAGCAGCATGCCGATCTCCAGCCACTGCTTTTGGCCGTGGGAAAGACTGCCCGCCAGCTCGTGCTTGCGATCTTCGAGGCGGATCGTCTTGAGCACCTCATGGATGCGCTCGCTGTCTTCCTTGCTCTCGCGGTAAAAGAGTGCTTCGAACACGCCGTGGGCGCGCGGCAGGGAGAGCAGCAGGTTGTCGTAGACGCTCTGCTCGCGGTAGACGCTGGGCGACTGGAACTTGCGGGCGATGCCGAGCCGGTTGATCTTGTGTTCGGGCAGTCGCGTAAGGTTGTAGCGGTGATCAGGCCCGAACTCGATCGTCCCCGAATCAGGCACCGTGCGACCCGTGATCATGTCGAGCAGAGTACTTTTGCCTGCACCGTTGGGGCCGATGATCGTCCGCAGCTCGCCCTTGTCGAGATAGAGGTTTAGGTCGCGGATCACCTGAAAGCCGTCGAAGGCCTTGTTCAGGTTTTCAATTGTCAGGATCCACTCGCGCGGGCGTTGAGGCTCGGGTCGCGGCTGGGAAGGGTGCAAATTTTTCATCAGGTGGAGCTTTTGGCGGTTTCGACTTCAGCGACCGGTTCGGCTGCCTTTACGGGCTCGGCTGGCATCTCGCGACGCGAGGCCATCTTCTTGCGCCAGTGCTTGAACTGCGAGGGGATGCCCGCGATACCGGCCGGCATGAAGAGCACGACGAAGAGGAACAGCGCGCCCAGCATGATCAGCCAGTAGTTCGGGAACTGCACCGTCGCCCAGCTCTTGATCGCGTTGACCAGAATCGCGCCGATGACGGGGCCCCAGAGGCGTCCGCGACCTCCCACAGCCACCCAGACGACTGCTTCGAGCGATTTGGCGGGCATCATCTCGTTCGGGTTGATGATGCCGACCTGCGGCACGTAGAGCGCGCCGCCCACCCCGCCGATCACGGCGGCAGCGGTAAAGATCAGCATCTTGTAGTTCAGCGTGTCGTAGCCGGAAAAACGCACGCGGTTTTCGCTGTCGCGGATCGCCTGCTGGATCTTGCCGAACTTCGTGCGCGTGAGCCACCAGTTGAAGAATAGACACGCCGCCAGGTAGAGTGCGCTGGCGATGAACAGCCCGCGCTGGGTGCCTGAGGTGTAGAGGCTCAGGCCGAACATCTCCTTGAAGTCCGTAAAGCCGTTGTTACCGCCGAAGGTGAATTCGTTGCGGAAGAAGAGCAGTGCGGCGGCGTAAGTCAGTGTCTGCGTGATGATGGAGAAGTAGACGCCCTTGATGCGCGCCCGGAAGGCCAGGAAGCCGAAGATCAGCGCCACAATCGCGGGCACGAGGATCACGGCCAGGACGGCAAAGCCAGCGTTTTCAAAGGGCTTCCAGTGCCACGGCAGCTCCTGCATCCCCATGAAGTCCATGAAGTCCGGCAGGCGCGTGTGGTAATTGGGGTCTTCGCCGATCATGAGCATGAGATACATGCCGAAGGCGTAGCCCCCGAGGGCGAAAAAGAGGGCCTGGCCGAGGCTGAGCAGGCCCGTATAACCCCAAAGCAGGTTCACGCTCACCGCCAGCGTGGCGTAGCAGAGATACTTGCCCCAGGTGTTGAGCTGGAAGTCGGCGACGACACCGGCTGAGTTGAGCAGCGGCAGCGCGACGGCACCGATCAGCACGAAGATGCCGATGGCCCAGAGGTTCTTGTCTCGAGTGATGGGTTGTGAAAGTGACATGGCGGCAAAGCTTTAATCGAGAGCACGGGAGCGGGCCGGGAAAAGGCCGCCTGGCTTCCATTGCAGGAAGAGGATGATGGCGAAGAGGACACAAATCTTGCCCATGACAGGCCCGAGGAAGGGCTGCAGCGTGTTGTCGACCACGCCGATGCCGAGCGCGGTGTAGAGCGTGCCGAGCAGGTTCCCCACCCCGCCGGCCACGACGACCATGAAGCTGTCGACGATGTACGTCTGCCCCAGGCCGGAGCCGACACTGCCAATCTGCGAAAGGAACGCGCCGGCGAGGCCTGCCAGGCCCGAACCGAAGGCAAAGGTGGCCATGCGAGTGCGCGAGGTGCTGATGCCCATGCTGGCGGCCATCTGCGGGTTTTGCATCACCGCGCGGATGCACAGACCGAGGGGCGTCTTTGTGAGCAGGAGCCAGGTGCCGACCAGGATCAGGATGGCAAAGAGGATAATGAATAGGCGGTTGTAGCCGAAGCTGATGTCGAAGAACGTCATGTTGCCCAAGAGCCAGGTGGGGCTTTCGACGTTCTTGTTTTGTGCGCCGAAGATCAGCTTGAACGACTGCTGGAGGATCCAGGACACGCCCCAGGTCGCCAGCAGGCTTTCCAGCGGGCGCTTGTAGAGAAACTGGATGACGCCCCGCTCCAGCAGCAGGCCAGCAAAGGCGCTCACCACAAAAGCGGTCGGAATAGCGGCGAGGAAATACCACTCCTTACCCGTCGGGCCGAAGACAGCGATGATGCCGATCTGGACGAAATAGACGGTGTAAGCGCCGAGCGCGATCATCTCCCCGTGGGCCATGTTGATGACGCCCATCAGGCCGAAGGTGATGGCGAGGCCGAGGGCGACGACGAGCAAGACGGCACCGGCGGAAAGGCCGCGGAAGGCGGTGCCAAAAAAGTCGACCCACTTGAGGTAGCCTTCGATGCTGGCAATGGCTTTGTTGAGCACCGCGATATCGTCCGCGCTCCAGTCGGAGCCTTCGGCGGTGGCTTCTCGTTGCAGCGCGCGGATACGGTCAAGCGCCGGGATAGAATTCAGCTCATCGAGTCGCTGAACCGCCTGCAGCTTGATCTCGCGTTCGGCCAGGGCGAGTTGCGAGAGCGCAATGCCCTCGTCTAGCGCTTCCTGTACCGCGCCGTTTTCCTCGACCGCGCGGCGCTCTTCGAGGGCCTTGAGGTAGTCGCTCTCACCTTTGAGACCAAGCGCGATGGCGGCTGATGCGCGCTCATGGGCCTGCGGTGAGCCGAGGGCGATCACATCGACCACTTGCAGCAGGTTGCGGCGCAGGCGGCGCGAAGGGAACATGGGCTCAAGGCTGCTTTTCTCCACCACGATCGCATCGCCTTCGGCGTTTTCGATGAAGTCGCCGGTCGCGGCACTGCGCAGATAGGTTTTTCCGGTAGGTTCCTGCTCGGCCGTCGTTTCAAGCGTCACGTAGACGGGCTGCGTGTCGGGCTCACCCTGATAGGCGTAGACACCACCGGCGCGCCATGCTTCCAGCAGCGGGCGGACTTCGGTGGCACCGCGCGCGGCCAGCTCTTGCAGGATTTCGTTGGCGCGGTCGGGCTCAGCCGTCAGCGCTTCCATGAAGAGCGTGCGGGAGGGCACGGCCTCCTCTTCGTCTTGCGCCGTGAGGAGGGAAGGCAGGCAAAAGAGCAGCGGCAAGAGCAGGAGGCGACAGATATGCGAGAGAGTGGGAGGATGCATGGCGATCGTCGAAAAAAGGGGAAAGGCGGACGGCGGGTTAACGCCGTCCGCCCAGTAAATGCGCCGGGAGCGGCAACTATTGGAACGTGCCCTTGAGGAAGGGCTCGCCGACCACATCTTCGTAGGATTCGATCACGCGGAACTGGCCGTTGGGCAGCGTTTCGCCGATGTAGACGTCCTTCGTGAGGTGGTGATTCTTCTGGGTGGTGACTTCACCGCCCGGGCCGTCGAAGGAGATGCCCTTCTCGAGCTCGGCTACGACCTTCTCCACGTCGAACGTGCCAGCCTTTTCCACGGCGGCCTTCCAGAGGTAGACACCGTTGTAGGAAAGCACCATCGGGGAGCAGGTCACGCGGTTGTCGCGCTCCAGGCCTTCGACCTTGGCGGTCTTGAGCCACTTTTGGAAGTTGGCGACGAACTTCTTGTTCTCCGGCGTGTCGAGGCTCATGAAATAGGTCCAGGAGCCGAGGTGACCCGCGAGATCGGCTGCCGGGAGGGAGCGGAACTCGTCTTCGGAGAGGGAGAACGAAACCACGGGGCAGTCGTCGGCGGTGAGGCCGGAGGCGGCGAATTCCTTGAAGAACGCCACATTGGAATCGCCGTTGATCGTGTTGATCACGCAGGCGTCACCCGAGGCGGCAAACTTCTTAATGTCGGCCACGATCTGCTGGTAGTCGGTGTGACCGAACGGCGTGTAGGTGCCGGCCGAGATCACGTTACCGCTGCCGTCGCGACGGAGGCCGCCACCGATGTTTTCCACTTCCACGCCCTTGCTGCGCAGGTATTCGAGCAGCACGAGGTTGGTGGTTTGCGGGTAAACGTAGTCGGTGCCGATCAGGTAGAACTTCTTGCGCCCTTCTTCGAGGAGGAAGTCGACCGCCGGAATTGCCTGCTGGTTCACCGCTTCGGCCGTATAGAAGATGTTGGGCGACATTTCTTCGCCCTCATACTGCACGGGGTAGAAGAGCAGCCCCTTTTCCTGCTCGAAGACGGGCAGGACGGACTTGCGGCTGACGGAGGTCCAGCATCCGAAGACCACCGCGACATCGTCTTGCACCAGCAGCTGCTTGGCCTTTTCGGCAAAGAGCGGCCAGTCCGAAGCCCCATCGACGACGACGGGCTCGATCTTCTTCCCGAGCACGCCGCCTTGAGCGTTGATTTCGTCGAATGCGAACAGCAACACGTCGCGGAGGGACGTTTCGCTGATCGCCATCGTGCCGCTAAGCGAATGCAGCACGCCAACCTTGACTGTTTCCTGGGCCTGGGCGAGTGAGGTCAAGCCCAGGAGGGACGCGCCCAGCGCCAGCGCTGAGCGGCCCATGCGAGAGAGATGAGAAAACTTGATCATAGAGTGAGGGGTTCCGTTGAGTAGAGTTGAATTACCAGCTGAGGCCGACCCCGAGGCTGGCCGTGACGAACCCTTCTTCCGGGTTGCCCGGGATCACGTCGTCCGGTGTGTAGTAGTAGTTCACCCCGCCATGGAGGTCCCAGGAGCCGGCAGCTTCGCCAAAGGGAAGCGCATAGCTGAAGCCGATGCCGGCCATATAGTAGCCGATGCCGGAGTCGCCCTCGATGGTGGTGGCGGGGTCGGTCGAATCGTCGGTGGCGGTGTAATAGCCTTCATCGAGCACCCAACCCACGGCGACCGGGAAGCTCAGCGAGAACGATTCGTTGATCTCGAGGTCGTAGCCGACGCTGAAGTCGAGGATCGTGCCGGTGATCTGGTCGCCATTGCCCTCGAAACGGTGGTGCATCTTCACCGTGGGCGAGAGGTTGAAGCCGATCATGTCGGTCGTATCGAGACTAACGGCGAAGTCGAAGATTTCTTCCACATCCCCGCCGTAGATCCACTGTTGCACAGCCGCGTCGAGGGTGACGATGCCGAAGGTAGCGTAGCCACCCACCCAGACGTCGAGTTCTTGCAGGGTGCCGCCGATGTCGCTGGGGGCCTTATTGTTAACGTCCATCCAAGCGCCGGTGTAGACACCAAAACCGTTGCCGAAGTCTAGGGTCACGCCCACGGACGGGTTGAAGGTCGGCTCGTCGAGGTCGTCCCCGGTGCCCCACACGTCGGCACCATAGGAGATGAAGTGAGTATTGTAATCGAACGACAGCGAGCCGGAAACGGTGGCTTGCGCCGAGACAGAAGCAGGCAGTGCAGCCGCGCCGAGAAGCAAAAGGGCGCCGCACGTACGAGTGAAGTAGGGTCGAATCATGGGTTTGGGTCTGATTAAGGTAAGCTTGAGCACTTACGCCTACCCTTTGAGCACCGCATATGCCACCGGTGGCATTCCTAATGGCATCAGTGACAAATGTGTGAAAATTCTCACTCAATTTCCTACTGTAGAGCTAACGCTAATGATTCTTAACTGCATTAATTTCAATATGATATAAGAATCAGTTCATGCGGTATTTTCATACGAATCCCAACGCTTATGATCATATTAAGCAGCGCTATGAACGATTTTTACAAGAGGATCGTATGAAGATATGGTCGATTTTTATCACACTCTCAGTTTTAGAAGATAAAAACATAACGTCCTGAGGAGCCCTCTTTGAGAAGAAAGATACAAAAAGGGTGGCACGCATCCGCGCCACCCTTTGAAAGGCAGGTAATGTGGTGCAGCCTTTAGCGCACGTTGCTCGTGCTGACGTTCAGCATACCCTGATGCACCCTTTCGGAACAGTGTTTCTACCGCCGAGCGCGGCCACCGGCAACGGATCGTGCTTCGGCGGCCGGCGTGTCTTCGAGCGGCTCCACCGTCACGGCGACGCGGATCAGTTGCGGGCCGCCGCCAAGAATGGTGCCGCGCAAGAGCGACACGTCTGCATAATCACGCCCCCGGGCGACCACGATATGGTCTTCCTTCACCGCTACGTTGTTGGTCGGGTCGACATCCACCCAGCCCAGTTGCGGCACATAGATCGACACCCAGGCGTGTGAGGCGTCGGCCCCTACCAGGCGCTCCTTGCCCGGCGGCGGGATGGTGCGAATGTAGCCGCTGACGTAGGCCGCCGGCAAGCCGCAGGCCCGCAGGCAGGCGATCATGAAGTGCGCGAAGTCCTGACACACGCCCTTGCGCGCTTTGATGAAATCGCTGATCGGCGAGTAGGCGTTGGTGACGCCCGGCATGAACTTGAAGGTGCGGAAGATCTTTTGCGCCAAAGCCAGCGTAGCCTCCAGCACCGGGCGGTCGTCCGCCAGCGTGCTCTGGGCAAAGTCCCGCGCATCCTTTAACAGCGGGATGCGGGGAGATTCGTAGGTAAAGTCGGCCGCCGCGAGTGCATCAGCGCTGCTGGGGGCCCGCATCTCCGCCCGGACTTCTCCGCAAGTCGGGGTCAGCTTCGACATCACGGGCGTGCGGCGCTGGACCGAAACAAGGCTGACGGCCTCCACCTCCAACCGCGGGTGCGGCTCGAACACGCTGAAGAACCGGACCGGATTCTGGAAATAATCCAGACGCCGGATGAGGTCGCGCGGCTCCGGGCTCACGCGGAAGTCGAAGCGATGGAGCACCTGCCCCCACCCTTGCAGCGGCTCGACTCGCGCCACCTGGTGCGACGAGGTCACAGCGCCGCCGTATTCATAGGTGGTCGTATGGCGTATGCGATAAAGGGCCATGCGTTAATCGAGCCGTGAGGACAGGTCGTTACCGTCCGCGTGAGCAAAATAGTGCTGCGCCAGACCGTCCGCAAGGTCGAGCAGCTGTTCACTGAGCGTCCTCAGCATGCGGTGGAGACGCGGGATTCCGGTCAGGCGGGCCGGTTGCAAGAGTTCGCGCACGTTGGCGAGGTCCAGCTCGGCCGCGACGCGGCGGGCCAGCCGTCGGCGCTCGGTCTGCGGCTCTTCGGTTTCGAGGACCGGCAAGTGCTCAAGGTGCTGCGTGACCGCTTGGGCCTGAAACGCCACCGAACGCGGGTTGCTTGGGTCGAGCAGGATCAAGTCGACCACGGCCTCCGGCTGGAGATTCGTGAGGTAGCGGCTGGCGTAGGTGTAGCGGCTGTCGGCCGCCACGAGCAGGTTGGCCAAGAGCGGTTCGGAATACGGCCCGGGCTTGGAAAAGACCTGCTGCAGCAGCTCGATCACATTTTGCGAACGCTCCAGGCGGCGTCCCATTTCAAGGAAGTGCCAGTCGAGCGCGCGCGTCATGTTTTCGGAAATGGTCCCCGCCAGGCCGGCGAGAACCATCAGGATGTCGTTCAGCCGCTCGGCCGGGTCGAGGCGAGAGCTGGCACTGCTGGAGCGCCGCGGAGCCGCAAAACGCTCTAGCTGGGAAATCAGGGCGGTGGCATCGAGCGATAGCCGCTCGCGGATGGCAAAGGACGCGCGCCCGAGGCTCAGCAAGCAAGAACTGAGGTTGCCCGGCGCCTGCTGGCTCCAGACGAGGTCCGTCACGCGACGCTCCAGCTCCAGCCAGTCGATTTCCGGCTCATCCAGCTCATCGCTCAAGACGGTGCGGACGAAGGGCAACAAGGCCGTGTTGGCGGTTTGCCCGGTACTC
This Verrucomicrobiota bacterium JB022 DNA region includes the following protein-coding sequences:
- the urtD gene encoding urea ABC transporter ATP-binding protein UrtD; this translates as MKNLHPSQPRPEPQRPREWILTIENLNKAFDGFQVIRDLNLYLDKGELRTIIGPNGAGKSTLLDMITGRTVPDSGTIEFGPDHRYNLTRLPEHKINRLGIARKFQSPSVYREQSVYDNLLLSLPRAHGVFEALFYRESKEDSERIHEVLKTIRLEDRKHELAGSLSHGQKQWLEIGMLLAQDPKLLLVDEPAAGMTDEETERTGELLLSLEGKHSIIVIEHDMDFVRQIARKVTVLHQGSVLCEGPVDKVQSDPKVIEVYLGRKAGRPEPVAN
- the urtC gene encoding urea ABC transporter permease subunit UrtC → MSLSQPITRDKNLWAIGIFVLIGAVALPLLNSAGVVADFQLNTWGKYLCYATLAVSVNLLWGYTGLLSLGQALFFALGGYAFGMYLMLMIGEDPNYHTRLPDFMDFMGMQELPWHWKPFENAGFAVLAVILVPAIVALIFGFLAFRARIKGVYFSIITQTLTYAAALLFFRNEFTFGGNNGFTDFKEMFGLSLYTSGTQRGLFIASALYLAACLFFNWWLTRTKFGKIQQAIRDSENRVRFSGYDTLNYKMLIFTAAAVIGGVGGALYVPQVGIINPNEMMPAKSLEAVVWVAVGGRGRLWGPVIGAILVNAIKSWATVQFPNYWLIMLGALFLFVVLFMPAGIAGIPSQFKHWRKKMASRREMPAEPVKAAEPVAEVETAKSST
- the urtB gene encoding urea ABC transporter permease subunit UrtB; its protein translation is MHPPTLSHICRLLLLPLLFCLPSLLTAQDEEEAVPSRTLFMEALTAEPDRANEILQELAARGATEVRPLLEAWRAGGVYAYQGEPDTQPVYVTLETTAEQEPTGKTYLRSAATGDFIENAEGDAIVVEKSSLEPMFPSRRLRRNLLQVVDVIALGSPQAHERASAAIALGLKGESDYLKALEERRAVEENGAVQEALDEGIALSQLALAEREIKLQAVQRLDELNSIPALDRIRALQREATAEGSDWSADDIAVLNKAIASIEGYLKWVDFFGTAFRGLSAGAVLLVVALGLAITFGLMGVINMAHGEMIALGAYTVYFVQIGIIAVFGPTGKEWYFLAAIPTAFVVSAFAGLLLERGVIQFLYKRPLESLLATWGVSWILQQSFKLIFGAQNKNVESPTWLLGNMTFFDISFGYNRLFIILFAILILVGTWLLLTKTPLGLCIRAVMQNPQMAASMGISTSRTRMATFAFGSGLAGLAGAFLSQIGSVGSGLGQTYIVDSFMVVVAGGVGNLLGTLYTALGIGVVDNTLQPFLGPVMGKICVLFAIILFLQWKPGGLFPARSRALD
- the urtA gene encoding urea ABC transporter substrate-binding protein, which encodes MGRSALALGASLLGLTSLAQAQETVKVGVLHSLSGTMAISETSLRDVLLFAFDEINAQGGVLGKKIEPVVVDGASDWPLFAEKAKQLLVQDDVAVVFGCWTSVSRKSVLPVFEQEKGLLFYPVQYEGEEMSPNIFYTAEAVNQQAIPAVDFLLEEGRKKFYLIGTDYVYPQTTNLVLLEYLRSKGVEVENIGGGLRRDGSGNVISAGTYTPFGHTDYQQIVADIKKFAASGDACVINTINGDSNVAFFKEFAASGLTADDCPVVSFSLSEDEFRSLPAADLAGHLGSWTYFMSLDTPENKKFVANFQKWLKTAKVEGLERDNRVTCSPMVLSYNGVYLWKAAVEKAGTFDVEKVVAELEKGISFDGPGGEVTTQKNHHLTKDVYIGETLPNGQFRVIESYEDVVGEPFLKGTFQ
- a CDS encoding transglutaminase family protein produces the protein MALYRIRHTTTYEYGGAVTSSHQVARVEPLQGWGQVLHRFDFRVSPEPRDLIRRLDYFQNPVRFFSVFEPHPRLEVEAVSLVSVQRRTPVMSKLTPTCGEVRAEMRAPSSADALAAADFTYESPRIPLLKDARDFAQSTLADDRPVLEATLALAQKIFRTFKFMPGVTNAYSPISDFIKARKGVCQDFAHFMIACLRACGLPAAYVSGYIRTIPPPGKERLVGADASHAWVSIYVPQLGWVDVDPTNNVAVKEDHIVVARGRDYADVSLLRGTILGGGPQLIRVAVTVEPLEDTPAAEARSVAGGRARR